AACCTTACCAGCCAAGGCAGCAGCCGACGGGAATGTCTATGTCTACCCAAAGAATGTTCAAAAGACCACCTATGAGCGCACTTTTGTTAAGAAAGATGCTGAGACTAAAGAAGTGCTTGAAGGAGCCGGCTTTAAGATTAGCAATAGTGATGGCAAGTTTTTGAAGTTGACAGATAAAGATGGTCAAAGCGTCAGCATCGGCGAAGGATTTATCGATGTATTGGCCAATAACTATCGATTGACGTGGGTTGCTGAAAGCGATGCTACTGTTTTCACGTCTGATAAGAGCGGTAAGTTTGGCTTAAATGGATTTGCTGATAACACCACAACTTACACGGCAGTTGAAACAAACGTGCCGGATGGTTATGATGCTGCTGCCAATACAGACTTTAAAGCTGATAATTCGTCTAGCGACATTCTAGATGCACCAAGCGGTATTCTGCCACACACTGGTGGTACTGGCACAGTCATTTTTGCGATTTTGGGCGTTGCCTTAATTGCATTTGGAGCAGTTGCCTATCGCAAGCGCCGCAATGGTTTCTAAAAAGTTAATAAGATAAATGAGTCAAGCAAGAGCGTCGATGGCGCTCTTGTTTTGATATGGCGAGGTAATCAGAGTGACAAAACGAACACGTCGACCTTTAGGCTTGATTGATATTGTGATTGGATGCCTTCTTTTAGCGGGTTTTGGTGTTTTATGCTATCCATTTGCAAGTGATGCTTACGTTTCTTACCAAAATCAGCAAGTCATCGACAGGTATCGACAACAAGAAGCGCGGAAGAATCAGATGGTGTTGCGGCGGGAATATAACGACTATCAGCAAAAAAATAAACAGTTGGCAGCAAGTCAGCAAGTGCCCGGCGTTGCCAGTTTTAATCATGCCGTTAATGATCAAGGAACCGCAAAAACAGCGGCCAAACGCAATCAGCAAATCTTGACTCGTCAGACAGTTGCTCAGTTGACGATTCCCAAAATTGGCCTTAGTCTGCCGGTTTTTGATCATACAAGCGATTGGCTTCTACAATTTGGCGCCTGTTTATTGGATGGTACAAGTTATCCAACTGGTGGTAAAAATACCCATGCTGTCATTTCAGCGCATCGTGGTGTGCCAAACGCTGAACTTTTTACCCGAGTACCAGCGTTAAAAAAAGGCGACAAGTTTTTTATTAGCATAGGCAATCATAAATTGGCTTACCAAATCTTTAAGCGCCAGGTTATTGAGCCAAGTGATACCCGGCAGCTAAGAATTGTGCCGGGACAGGATCTTGTGACCTTAATGACCTGCACGCCTTATATGATCAATTCTCATCGATTGTTGATAACGGGTCGCCGAATTCCTTACGTTAAGGCAGATGACGAGGCCTCAAGTTGGGCGGTTTGGTGGAACAAATTAAAGCTAATAGTCGCACTTTTAGGCGCGGTGATCATTTTAGGCCTGATCGGTTTCGTAATGCGCGGTTTGATGCTTGGCCGAAAGCATTATTTGCTGGAAGTACCGGCTGAAGCCACACAAGTCGTGGTGAAACGAGGTCGACATATACATTCTTTTAAATCAGATCAGACTGGGGTGACTGACATCAGCCTGCCTGGTAATCATTATCGAGTCGCAATTGTCACGCCACTTGGCCGGACTAAGTACAAGGCTTATGTCAAAAAAATTCGGGATAAAAAATTCACACTTAAACGATCTTGAGCGTACCTGTGTCATTAGATGACTCAGCAACTGGTCTATTTTTGGTATGGTGGGCTTTGACGGTGAGAGCATTCGCTACAGCAACTTGTGAATGATTTGGTATACTAAAGAAAACTTTAGTGATGCCAGATAGCAGCATATGAACGAGATCGGGTTCTGATCTGGGGAACGCGTTAAGGGGGCGAATGCTATGAAACAACTTGAGATCGCGCATTTGGACAAAGCTTTTGATCAGCAAGTTTTGTTTAAAGATGCCAGTTTCATGTTTAATCAAGGTAAAATATATGGCTTGTTAGGCCGTAACGGCTCCGGAAAGTCGACTTTATTTAATATGATTGTCCGCAACTTGCCACATGATCACGGGACGATTGCGGTTGATGCCGATGATGGTCGTGGGTTAATTACTGACTACGCAGATACAAGTGTGGGGATGGTATACACGCAACCGCACTTACCGGCGTTTATGACGGGGCTTGAATTTGTTAACTACTTTATGAGCATTAACCGAACGCGTCTTGAACAAGCACATTCGTCTGTGCAGGCGACCGATTTTTTCGAAATGGCTGGGTTGAGTCAGGCTGATGCGAATAAGCTTTTACGCGACTATTCTGAGGGAATGCGGAACAAGTTGCAGATTGTGGTATCGCTCATGCTAAGACCGCCAGTACTGTTGTTAGATGAACCATTGACAACAGTTGACGTGGTGGCGGCCCATGAGATGCAACAGTTGATTGTGGCGATGAAGGCGGAATCTGTGGTCATTTTTTCAACCCACATTATGCAGTTAGCCCAAGCTATTTGTGACGCTGTGGTGCTGTTGCATAACCAACAGTTGACAGAGCTTTCAGGCTTGGACATCCATAGTCAGGCGTTTGAGGATGCCGTGATTGCTCGGCTAAGTGACGAGGTGCGGGCCGATGGTTGAAGCGTGGCGTTATTACTGGTTTCAAGCGCAAGTTGATGCAACGACTATGGTGAATGGCCTGATTTATTTTATCCGGCGGCTCCCAATATTAGGTAAAAAGATACCGACTAAGTTATATCGTATGGGTGCCGTAAAAAGTTTGATTGCGATTATCATGAGCTGCTTAATGTTCATGATGAAGCCACTGATCGCAGTGCTTTTACTAGCGATGGATTTCTTAGTAGCCAATGCATACAACGATTTTATCCATCCGTTACCGACAACGTTCACATTTCGTGCGATGATCGCAGTGACGATCTATACGCTGGGTGGCCTACTGTTTCGGGGACTGGTCTTTCGTTATATTCCAGTTGATTTAAAAGCAATTAAATTAGCCGACTATTTTGTGCTCGATCGGCTTGCGTTGGCTCGTGGGCTGACGCGCATACAGCAAGTGATTGGCATCGTCCTTGGACCATTCTTACCGTTTTTTGGACTAACGATGATCACCCAAAATTATTGGATTTTATTCGTTGGTTTGGGCGTATCCGTTTTTAGTTGGTTCTGGCGCGGGTTTATCCCACGCTTGACTTGGTCGAACCACCGGCTGGGGATGATCGCACAAATTCTGTATTGGTGCGGGTTAGTGGGCGTGCCAATCGCGCTTGTGTTGACCGGCAAGCTTACACCATTCGTGACTGGGTTGTTTTCGCCAATAGGCTTGATCATTTGCTGGATTGGGGTTTTCGGGTTGTGGTGGTATCAGTACCGCTTCTCGAATGATATCCCACTGTTAATGGCATCGATTCAACAGTCTGTCATAACTTTGAACAAGGTGGCGGCAACACAGAAGCAACAATTTTTGGCAACTGGTACCGCGATGCAGAAAAAATTGACCCTTGATACGACGGTTTCGGTCAAAGTGAACCAGCGACTTGGCAATAACTATCTCAACGCATTGCTATTTGCACGCTACCGCAGTCAGTTATGGAAAAAATTGCGTACCCGCGTGTTATGGATTAGCGGCATTGGCATCAGCTGCTTGATTCTTTTAAAATTATTTGCGATTCACTCCGTGGGGGATTTGACCCCAATTTACGGCGCCTTGTTCTTCGTGATGTATCTGGCCTCGCTGGGCGGCCCGATTGTTCAGCTACTATTCGTTAACTGTGATTCGGCGATGCTCTTTTACCCATTTTATCGACAACCTAAAGCTGTTTTAAGCGGGTTTTTCTATCGATTTTGGCGGATCGTTCAGTACAACGCCGTGACAGGTGCGTTAATCTATGGCCTGTTACTTGCCCTTCAATTGGTGACACCAGTGCCGGATCACTTGAATTTCTATCTGGTTTTATTGTTAGAAGTTTGCGGGATGGTGTTGTTCTTTTCCTTTCATGATTTGTTTATCTATTACCTGCTACAGCCGTTTACGGAAGATATGGAAGTCGTGTCGCCGTTATATCGTATTTTATATTGGGCGATGTATTGGGTTGCGTGGGTGTTCACTCAGGTCCATCTTTCCGGCTACACTTATGCGCTTGCCATTGGGGTGATCACATGCATCTATGTGGTGGCGGGCACCATCGTGATTTATCGCGTGGCGCCTAAAACATTCCGTATTCGCTATTAAACATCGCTGTTAGATTGATGCTATCATCAATGTCAATCTGAGTTGATGGGACAAAGCTAAGCGGGTACTTTCAATGCCGATGAGTCGAGAAAAACTGATTTATCGGTATTTTTGTGTGGTTTTTTGGCCAGTTTGCACGGGCTACTTTTGATGAGCCTGATGCCGACAGCTGTTTGAACGTGTTGCAAGCGATTCCGCCAGCGGGTACAGTAGGCATAACGAAGGGAAATATTCTTTGAAAAGAATGCTAATTAGTTTCCATGAATAAATTGTTGTCAACAGGGAGGCAAATCTGATGCTAAGTGATGAAAGGCTTCGCGGGACAGTACTTGCAGTAGACGATGATATCGATATTCTAAGGATGTTGAATCGTTATTTTGCTGCCCGCCTTCCGACGTTTAACCTAATCACGGCCGAGTCAGGCGCCGGTGTGGTGCAACGGCTGACCAATAATCCTGATTTGATTTTGCTTGATGTCAACCTACCTGATACTGACGGCTTTTCGTTGGCGGAACGAATTCGGGCGATAACATCGGTACCAATTATTTTTCTGACCGCACGGGTGACTGATGAGGATAAAGTTCGTGGACTCGGTGCAGGCGGCGATGATTATGTGACGAAACCGTTCAGTCTTGCTGAACTTGGTGCCCGCATTAAGGCCCACTTTAGACGGGAAAGCCAACCGCAAAAACGTGCACGGATGGCGATTTTTGATCAGATTCTCATCGACTACCGCGCTAAACAAGTGTCAATTGGCGATCAAGTTTTAAGTCTTGAAAAGAAGCAATATCAACTAGTTGAGCTGTTAAGCCTGAATCCGGGGCAAGTCTTTAGTCGTGAACAGCTTTATGAAAAAATATGGGGTTATGACGCTCTTGGAGATGATCGAGTCATTACGGAACATATCCGCCGCATTCGACTTCTTTTTGATCGATATCAAGTAACCTCACCAATCGAAACCGTTTGGGGAGTGGGCTATAAATGGACAAGTTAAAGCAGCGCCTAACGCGTTTGCCAATAAAAAAAGCTTTGCTGCATCTGATTCTGATCGGCACAATTGCCGCTGCATTGGTGGTGTTGGTCTACTTGCTGATTTGGCATGTGGTGATGATGCCAATTGCAACTGCCTTGGCCAAGCGCTGGTTCATTGGCGGGATGAGCTTATACTTTGGTGGGGCAATTATTGGTAGTTTTGCCATGCTATACGCAGTCATGAATGTCACAGCCAGACTTTTTTATCGTGTGAAATTGGGGCCGCCGTTGGATCAACTACAATATGGTGTTACTCATATCCAGGCGCAGGATCTGGACTTCACGCTACAGCCGACATCTGATGATGAACTCGGTCAATTAGTAGCCGCGTTTGAGGAAATGCGCCAAGCATTACGCAAGGCGCTCGAAACCGCATGGCAATTGGCTGATGATCAAAAACAAGTCAACGCCGCGTTTGCTCATGATCTGCGGACGCCGCTAACTGTCTTGCAGGGAAATCTGGAATTGTTAACGTTCAATGAAGAAGGCCAGCCACCAGATCAACATTTACTAGACGAGATGCAGCGACAGCTTGATCGGATGAACAATTTTATCAAAACGATGAGTCATGTGACCTCTATTCAAAATATTCGGTTGAATCATCATGCAATCACAGAAGCACAGGTTGAACAACAGCTTCGTTCAGAAGTGGATAAATTACCAACAGCTAAGACGATTGACTGGCAAGTTGATAGCACACGGTTGACAGACAACAAGTTATCGGTTTCGCCAGACGCTATCCTTGAGGTGTTTGATAACCAGATCAATAATGCCCTCCGGTTCGCTAAGACAAAGGTGGGGATTCATCTCACCTTCAATGACCAGCAAATCACCTTGCAGGTTTGCAACGATGGCCAGCCATTAACGGCAACTGAGCAACGCAAGGTCAAATTGCCTTATTTTTCAAATGATAAAGCAGCGCATCACCTTGGCGTGGGCATGTATATCTGCAATCAACTATGTGCAGCACATCGCGGTTACTTTAAAATTCAAAACCGTGAACATGCGGCGGGTGTCTGTACGACAGCGGTTTTCGGCTATTTTGACGGCAGCGCCAAAAGCTAATGTTACCAACGACGTCAGACAAATGCTGAAAAAAAGCATTGTTGTCAAAATCTTGTGAATTGCTTGTTAAGGTCTCCTTGTAAGCTAAAGGAGGCTTTTTTCATGGAAAAGATTAACATCGAAGGGCTCACCAAACGCTATCGCGGCAAGGCGGCGCCGGCGCTTGATCAAGTATCGCTAGAAATTGAGACGGGGATGTACGGGCTGTTAGGCAAAAATGGTGCTGGTAAATCAACCTTGATGAAAATTCTGACCACGCTGGAGCAGCCGACAGCAGGTACGGTTGAAGTCTGCGGGGTGCCGATCAAAGCGGCAAAAGCGATTCGTCAACAAATCGGCTATTTGCCGCAAAGATTCGGCTTTTACACCAACATGCGAGTCGTCGATGCCATGACTTATCTTGCGGTATTAGCCAATGTCCCAGCACGGGATCAATCTCAGCGAATTCAACATCTGCTCGAAGAGGTTCATTTAGCAGACAAGGCCCGCACTAAAATAAAAGCTTTGTCTGGCGGCATGTTGCAACGTTTGGGGATTGCACAGGCGCTCGTCAATCGTCCAAAAGTTTTAATCGTCGATGAGCCAACTGCTGGTTTAGATCCAGAAGAACGCATTCGCTTCCGAAATTTGCTGACAGATTTTGCAAATGAGCGCATCGTTCTTCTATCGACGCATATCGTGTCAGACATTGAGGCAACGACCAATACGATCGGAATTCTTGATCAAGGCCGGCTTTTGTTCAATGGCACAACCGATCAACTCCTATTGGCGGCAAATGGCCACGTGTTTGAAAAAGAAGTGCCAGTGGCAAAGTTAAACGAGTTTAAACGGCATCGTCGGATTACTGAGCAAGTAACGGATGGGACAATGGTTAAGTTGAGATTTTTAGCTGCCAGTCAGATCAATACCAGTGCGCAAGTTCTGCCAACGTTGGAGGAGGCTTATCTATATTTGCAGATGAAGCATGAGGAGGCCTTCTTATGAAACTATTTTGGATGGAGGTCAAACGGCAAACAACGGGCCGGACTTTTACGATTTATACCTTATTAGTGATGGCATTTGTGTTGTTAAATATGTGGCCAATGCTCGCACGAAACGTGACGGCGTTGCCGACATCAACTAATAGCTACGACGATATCACAGCAACCGACTTCCAGACGCGCAAAACAAACGGCGTTGGCCAGTTACGATACGACTATCAGCACAATACTTACGTCACGTATCCCTTGGGGTTTGCAAAAACAGTGACACTACCAAAGGCAGATCAGGCCCGCGTTCGTAGTTTACTGACACAAGCCAACCAAGCAGAGACACAAGCCACATTGGTGAAAGCACTGGGACAGGTGGACAGGTTGATTGGCGGACAATCGGCTTACAGTTCACAGAACATTCAGGGGTTTGCGTCGCGACCGATGACAAAAGCCGAGGCACGGCAAGATCACAATCTGATTCTCAAAAAAGACCGTATCAGTGGTACCTTTGCACGACTATTTGCCGATTACGCCGGTATTGTCATGGGAATTCTACCCACCGTTGTCGTCATCGCTTATTGTTATGCTGATCGTCGAAGTCGTGCAACGACAAGTCTGCAATCGAAAATGACCAGTACTTGGCGACTAGTAGGCAGTCGATACTTAGCAAGTCTCGTGACACTTTTGATGCCGATTTTTTTGATGGGAATCGTCTTAACCATTCAAATCGCTCTGCATTATCAAGGGTATCAAATCGATTATCTCGTGTTCTTCAAAATGACCGGACTGTGGTTATTGCCAACAGTGATGGTTAGCAGCGCAGTGGGTTTTTTAAGTGATGCGCTTTTTGGCAATTTTCTCGGATTCGTGGTGCAGATTGGTTGGTGGTTGAGCACGATGATGATTGGTGCGCGGCAAGTTGCTGGCAATTATGGCTGGTTGCTGATACCGCGACATAATTCACTGCATAACGTTGCCTACTATGAGGCTCATCTACCAGAATTACTGTTTAATCGGTTAACCTATGCCGCGCTCGCCATTGGTTTTATTTGCTTAGCCGTGGTGTTGTTAAATCTTCAACGAGGAGGAAAATTTCATGCCATCAACTTTGAAACGCTTGGTCGGGTTAGAACTCAAAGCCAACGAGTGCAGCACTAGTTTGATCGTGCTTGGGTGTGGCCTGCTCATGCCGGTTGTTTTTACGATGACGCCAAGCAACTTAGCGCAGGCCGTCATGCCGGGCGAGTTGTTTCTGCCACTGCTGACCATTTTTGCTTTTGGCAGTCTGTTTTTACCAGAACAAACGGTCGAGATTGGCGCAGTCATTAATAGCAAGCAAACGCAACTATGGTGGCTTTATCTGTTGCGATTCATTTGGTATGCGGTGGTACTGGCGATGCTGGCCACAGTATTGATCGGCGTTTATGCTTTTTTAAATGTTGGGGTCAATCTGCTCATACTTTGGTTCGACTTTGTCGTCAAAATTTTGTTAGTTGGGAGCATCACGGTTTTGAGTTACAGCTTATCGCGATCGCTGGCAGTCGCGTATCTCTTGCCAACAGCGTATTTTGCATTGTGTATCGGTTATCGCTATTTAGGCGCGGTGAATATCATGACGTTTATGCGTCATCGGGCAGTGTCTGACAACTGGATTCAGTTGCTGCTAGCTGGACTTTTTTCAGCGATCAGTTTTCTGAGTTTGAAAAGTCGACCGGTTCGGGGATGACAGGGAAAAAGTTTGACAGCTAGTTGGTGCTTTAGTGCTCGAGATTAGTGGTGGTAAGGCGGCGATTGGAAATTGTGCGATAGACAGGCAAAGAGCTCCATGCCGGTTGCTGCTGGCATGAAGCTCTTTGTTAATGTTTGTTGATTCGGTGATTTGTCCTGATGCTGCTAACTGGCTAATTAGTTGCAATTAGTTTTTTTTATGTTTCTTTTTGCTCATCAGGCCGATGCTTAGCGCAAAGACCATACCAAGGAGGGCGATGCCTAGAGCTTGCAACCAATGACTGTTTTGCATCCCCATTGGTGGTAGGGCTTTGGCAGCTGCTTTAGTTGAATGGACTGATTTTGCCAGTGTTTTTTCTTTTGACTCTTTTTGTTTGAGAGCCGACGTTTTTTGATCCAAAGGCGAGGCGGATTCCGCATCCTTAACCGTTTTTGCTTTGAGACCTTTTTGAACAATAAGGATTGTGTCATCCTCTTTTTCAACTATATTAGATTTCGGATCTTTTTGACGCGTCTTGCTGATGGTTTCCTCGTCATCAGTCACTTTGGATTTCGGATTTTTCTCGATAGCAGTCGGATTATCCTGGTTATCTTTGTCCGACTTTTGGTCGATTACTTTTTGATCAACGTTCGGTTGGACGGGATTGTCTTCGGTTGAAGACGTTGGTTTAGTTGCTTCAATCGAAATAGTAGGTTCGTCGGGTTGCAATGTTGCGTCTGTTGACGAATCCGTGGTGTTAGGGTGATTGGTTGCATGGTTTGAGCTCTCGACTTCAGTTTTAGTCAGCGTGTTTTGGCCAGATGTTGTCGTTGCAGTGCCGAACTCCGCTGTATCGTCGCTTGTTTTAGCCGGTGCGATGGTCTCAGACGAAAACTTCTTGTCGTCAGTTGCTGGTGTCACGGTTGTTTTCGAGGTGTCGATTTGGCTGTTTTGCTCACTTCCCGTTGTGAGTGTTTCGACCGGTGATCCAGTGGTTGTGTTGTCACTTGATGGGGTTGCCTTTGGATCAATTTTGGACTCAGCAGCAGAATCTTTGCCAGCCTGTGAGTCACTGACGGATGTTTCCGCGATATCGGGGTGATGGCTCTCGGTGTTTTCGACATCGACGCTTTCCGTTGTGGCTTCCGGCGCTTTGTCAGCAGTTGGTGAGGCTGTGGCTGGCGTGATGTTGGAATTAACGGCACGATCTTTGTCAATTGCTGGGTCAGTGACAGGCGACTCGGTATCAGTGGACTTATGGCTTTCGACTTTTTCGACTCCGATAGTTTCCGTGACCGTTTCAATGGCCTTGTTATCAATTGATGCGATTGTCGTTGCGTCCATTTCCGACTTAACGGAATTATCTTCGCTTGCCTTCGGGTCTGCGGCAACTGTTGCAGTGGTACCAGCTGCAGCCTCTCGATTGTCTTCGGCTTTAGCCTCTTCCACGGTTGTTTCATCGATGTTGTCTTCGTTTGGAGTGATTGCTGATGTGTCCGATTCTGACTTAATGGCACGATCCTCGTCTGTTTTCGGGTCTGAAACGGTTGGTTCGACATCATCGGATTTGTTACTTTTATCATGTTCACCTTTGGCGTCTTCCGCGACTGTTTCACCGACCTCGGTTTTACTTGGCGCGGCTGCCTCTGATTCAATTTCTGACTTAGTGGCACGATCTTTACTCGGTTTCGGATGAGTGACCGTTGTTTCAACCACATTGACTTGATTGTCTTTTTCATCTTCGGTTGGTGTGT
This genomic window from Lacticaseibacillus paracasei subsp. paracasei contains:
- a CDS encoding class C sortase, yielding MTKRTRRPLGLIDIVIGCLLLAGFGVLCYPFASDAYVSYQNQQVIDRYRQQEARKNQMVLRREYNDYQQKNKQLAASQQVPGVASFNHAVNDQGTAKTAAKRNQQILTRQTVAQLTIPKIGLSLPVFDHTSDWLLQFGACLLDGTSYPTGGKNTHAVISAHRGVPNAELFTRVPALKKGDKFFISIGNHKLAYQIFKRQVIEPSDTRQLRIVPGQDLVTLMTCTPYMINSHRLLITGRRIPYVKADDEASSWAVWWNKLKLIVALLGAVIILGLIGFVMRGLMLGRKHYLLEVPAEATQVVVKRGRHIHSFKSDQTGVTDISLPGNHYRVAIVTPLGRTKYKAYVKKIRDKKFTLKRS
- a CDS encoding SpaA isopeptide-forming pilin-related protein, encoding MKKTIAKKVLTLTSTILMTLLMVLGFNGTRVQADTNDTTTQNVVLTKYGFEKDVTAIDRATDQIWTGDGAKPLQGVDFTIYNVTANYWASPKDYKGSFDSTSVVATGTTNDEGQLTQALPTQSTDASGKTRAAVYLFHETNPRAGYNTSADFWLTLPAKAAADGNVYVYPKNVQKTTYERTFVKKDAETKEVLEGAGFKISNSDGKFLKLTDKDGQSVSIGEGFIDVLANNYRLTWVAESDATVFTSDKSGKFGLNGFADNTTTYTAVETNVPDGYDAAANTDFKADNSSSDILDAPSGILPHTGGTGTVIFAILGVALIAFGAVAYRKRRNGF
- a CDS encoding ABC transporter ATP-binding protein; its protein translation is MEKINIEGLTKRYRGKAAPALDQVSLEIETGMYGLLGKNGAGKSTLMKILTTLEQPTAGTVEVCGVPIKAAKAIRQQIGYLPQRFGFYTNMRVVDAMTYLAVLANVPARDQSQRIQHLLEEVHLADKARTKIKALSGGMLQRLGIAQALVNRPKVLIVDEPTAGLDPEERIRFRNLLTDFANERIVLLSTHIVSDIEATTNTIGILDQGRLLFNGTTDQLLLAANGHVFEKEVPVAKLNEFKRHRRITEQVTDGTMVKLRFLAASQINTSAQVLPTLEEAYLYLQMKHEEAFL
- a CDS encoding ATP-binding cassette domain-containing protein, whose protein sequence is MKQLEIAHLDKAFDQQVLFKDASFMFNQGKIYGLLGRNGSGKSTLFNMIVRNLPHDHGTIAVDADDGRGLITDYADTSVGMVYTQPHLPAFMTGLEFVNYFMSINRTRLEQAHSSVQATDFFEMAGLSQADANKLLRDYSEGMRNKLQIVVSLMLRPPVLLLDEPLTTVDVVAAHEMQQLIVAMKAESVVIFSTHIMQLAQAICDAVVLLHNQQLTELSGLDIHSQAFEDAVIARLSDEVRADG
- a CDS encoding response regulator transcription factor, which codes for MLSDERLRGTVLAVDDDIDILRMLNRYFAARLPTFNLITAESGAGVVQRLTNNPDLILLDVNLPDTDGFSLAERIRAITSVPIIFLTARVTDEDKVRGLGAGGDDYVTKPFSLAELGARIKAHFRRESQPQKRARMAIFDQILIDYRAKQVSIGDQVLSLEKKQYQLVELLSLNPGQVFSREQLYEKIWGYDALGDDRVITEHIRRIRLLFDRYQVTSPIETVWGVGYKWTS
- a CDS encoding ABC transporter permease — encoded protein: MKLFWMEVKRQTTGRTFTIYTLLVMAFVLLNMWPMLARNVTALPTSTNSYDDITATDFQTRKTNGVGQLRYDYQHNTYVTYPLGFAKTVTLPKADQARVRSLLTQANQAETQATLVKALGQVDRLIGGQSAYSSQNIQGFASRPMTKAEARQDHNLILKKDRISGTFARLFADYAGIVMGILPTVVVIAYCYADRRSRATTSLQSKMTSTWRLVGSRYLASLVTLLMPIFLMGIVLTIQIALHYQGYQIDYLVFFKMTGLWLLPTVMVSSAVGFLSDALFGNFLGFVVQIGWWLSTMMIGARQVAGNYGWLLIPRHNSLHNVAYYEAHLPELLFNRLTYAALAIGFICLAVVLLNLQRGGKFHAINFETLGRVRTQSQRVQH
- a CDS encoding HAMP domain-containing sensor histidine kinase, with amino-acid sequence MDKLKQRLTRLPIKKALLHLILIGTIAAALVVLVYLLIWHVVMMPIATALAKRWFIGGMSLYFGGAIIGSFAMLYAVMNVTARLFYRVKLGPPLDQLQYGVTHIQAQDLDFTLQPTSDDELGQLVAAFEEMRQALRKALETAWQLADDQKQVNAAFAHDLRTPLTVLQGNLELLTFNEEGQPPDQHLLDEMQRQLDRMNNFIKTMSHVTSIQNIRLNHHAITEAQVEQQLRSEVDKLPTAKTIDWQVDSTRLTDNKLSVSPDAILEVFDNQINNALRFAKTKVGIHLTFNDQQITLQVCNDGQPLTATEQRKVKLPYFSNDKAAHHLGVGMYICNQLCAAHRGYFKIQNREHAAGVCTTAVFGYFDGSAKS